In a genomic window of Shouchella clausii:
- the ftsE gene encoding cell division ATP-binding protein FtsE, producing the protein MIKLNDVWKVYPNNVKALNGMTVQIEKGEFVYVVGPSGAGKSTFIRLIYREEKATKGDIFVNNINLSTLKHKEIPKLRRNIGVVFQDFKLLPSLTVYENIAFALEVIEEHPSDIKKRVNEVLNLVKLKSKAKFLPSELSGGEQQRVAIARAIANRPDVLIADEPTGNLDPETAWTIMDLLESIHSLGTTVIMATHNKEIVNTLKRRVIAIENGRIVRDEARGSYGYEV; encoded by the coding sequence TTGATCAAACTGAACGATGTTTGGAAAGTATATCCCAATAATGTTAAAGCGTTAAACGGCATGACTGTCCAAATTGAAAAAGGTGAATTTGTTTACGTTGTCGGACCAAGCGGAGCGGGCAAGTCGACTTTTATTCGCTTAATCTATCGTGAGGAAAAGGCAACAAAAGGCGATATTTTTGTAAATAATATTAATTTATCCACTTTAAAACATAAAGAAATCCCTAAACTTAGACGGAATATCGGCGTTGTGTTTCAAGACTTTAAGCTTTTGCCTTCTCTTACTGTCTATGAAAACATCGCATTTGCACTTGAAGTCATTGAAGAGCATCCTTCAGACATTAAAAAGCGTGTAAATGAAGTTTTAAATCTAGTAAAATTAAAAAGCAAAGCAAAGTTCTTGCCAAGCGAACTATCTGGCGGCGAACAGCAACGGGTGGCGATTGCCAGAGCAATTGCGAATCGGCCAGATGTGTTGATCGCTGATGAACCGACAGGCAATTTAGACCCTGAGACGGCTTGGACGATTATGGACTTGTTGGAAAGCATCCATTCCCTAGGTACAACGGTGATCATGGCAACACATAACAAAGAAATTGTCAATACGTTGAAACGTCGTGTCATCGCGATTGAAAATGGCCGGATCGTCCGTGATGAAGCAAGGGGGAGTTACGGCTATGAAGTTTAA
- a CDS encoding YitT family protein, whose translation MGRVRRDRQSSTRAEKWLNYTRIFIGSAIVGISFNLFLLPNQIAPGGVSGISTIANYVFGFEPAFTLWALNIPIFLLGVLLLGGFRYGAKTLIGTLFVPLVVFLTRDWVVEVSDPLLGALFGGLGVGLGLGLVFLGNASTGGTDLLAQIVQKFTGLSAGICVGMIDGLVVITSAFVFHIEMALYALISLFVTTKTIDLVQMGIGYSKVAYIISSQEETVQKALFDSVDRGVTRLVGYGGYTNKERAVLMCVVNQNEVARLKQTVKRADPHAFIVLTNASEVLGEGFKKS comes from the coding sequence ATGGGAAGGGTTCGCCGAGACAGGCAATCCAGCACGCGGGCTGAAAAATGGCTAAATTATACCAGGATTTTTATTGGCTCAGCCATAGTCGGTATTTCATTTAATTTGTTTTTATTGCCAAACCAAATTGCCCCTGGTGGCGTCAGCGGCATTAGCACAATCGCCAACTATGTTTTTGGGTTTGAGCCCGCCTTTACGCTATGGGCCTTAAACATTCCGATCTTTCTTTTAGGTGTGCTGTTGTTGGGAGGCTTTCGTTACGGGGCAAAAACGCTCATTGGCACGCTATTTGTCCCCCTTGTTGTTTTTTTAACAAGAGATTGGGTTGTCGAAGTAAGCGACCCTCTTCTCGGTGCTTTGTTCGGAGGCTTGGGCGTCGGTCTGGGCCTGGGCCTCGTTTTTTTGGGCAATGCGAGCACGGGTGGGACCGATCTGCTGGCACAGATTGTGCAAAAATTTACAGGGCTTTCAGCTGGCATATGTGTTGGCATGATTGACGGCCTCGTTGTCATCACGTCGGCGTTTGTCTTTCATATCGAAATGGCCTTGTATGCATTAATTTCGCTGTTCGTAACGACAAAAACAATTGATCTCGTGCAAATGGGGATAGGCTATTCAAAAGTTGCCTATATTATTTCTTCTCAAGAGGAAACGGTACAGAAGGCACTGTTTGACTCAGTCGACCGCGGTGTGACTAGGCTTGTCGGTTATGGCGGTTATACGAACAAAGAACGGGCGGTTCTTATGTGCGTTGTCAACCAAAATGAGGTCGCGCGATTAAAGCAAACTGTAAAGAGAGCGGATCCCCACGCTTTTATTGTGCTGACAAATGCTTCAGAAGTGCTAGGGGAAGGGTTTAAAAAAAGCTAA
- the prfB gene encoding peptide chain release factor 2 (programmed frameshift), with amino-acid sequence MDMTEMKQELVALEKRLSDFRGSLDVAEKEERIAELEEKMADPDFWNDQEQAQAIINETNGLKEQVHTFKDMAESYDDLEVSYELVREEDDSELASELESGIAALKQKMNQFELQLLLSAPYDKNNAILELHPGAGGTESQDWASMLLRMYTRWAEKRGFAVETLDYLPGEEAGVKSVTLLIKGHNAYGYLKAEKGVHRLVRISPFDSSGRRHTSFVSCEVMPELDDAVDIELNSEDLKIDTYRASGAGGQHVNTTDSAVRITHLPTNTVVTCQSERSQIKNREQAMKMMKAKLYQLRIEEQERELAEIRGEQKEIGWGSQIRSYVFHPYSMVKDHRTGFEIGNTNSVMDGEIDGFIDAYLRQSLAM; translated from the exons ATGGACATGACAGAAATGAAGCAAGAACTAGTGGCGCTCGAGAAGCGACTATCTGATTTTAGGGGGTCTCTT GACGTCGCAGAAAAGGAAGAGCGGATCGCGGAGTTAGAAGAAAAAATGGCTGATCCTGATTTTTGGAATGACCAGGAGCAAGCGCAAGCGATCATTAATGAAACAAATGGTTTAAAAGAGCAAGTCCATACATTCAAAGACATGGCTGAAAGCTATGACGACTTGGAAGTCAGTTATGAGCTTGTTCGTGAAGAAGACGACAGTGAACTGGCTAGTGAACTGGAATCGGGCATTGCTGCGCTTAAACAAAAAATGAACCAATTTGAGTTGCAATTGCTTTTAAGTGCTCCTTACGATAAAAACAATGCCATTTTAGAACTCCATCCTGGCGCAGGCGGAACTGAATCCCAGGACTGGGCTTCTATGTTGCTAAGGATGTACACGCGCTGGGCAGAAAAGCGTGGTTTTGCTGTCGAGACGCTCGACTATCTCCCTGGCGAGGAGGCAGGCGTCAAAAGCGTCACGCTGCTCATAAAAGGGCACAACGCATATGGCTATTTAAAAGCAGAGAAAGGCGTGCACCGCCTCGTGCGGATTTCGCCATTTGACTCATCAGGGAGGCGGCATACATCCTTTGTGTCATGCGAAGTGATGCCGGAATTGGATGATGCAGTTGACATCGAATTAAATAGCGAAGACTTAAAAATAGATACGTATCGTGCGAGTGGGGCGGGCGGCCAGCATGTCAACACGACTGACTCGGCTGTACGGATTACCCATTTGCCGACAAATACGGTTGTGACTTGCCAGAGCGAGCGTTCTCAAATTAAAAACCGGGAACAAGCAATGAAAATGATGAAAGCGAAACTGTATCAACTGCGGATTGAAGAGCAAGAGCGTGAACTTGCTGAAATCCGGGGCGAACAAAAAGAAATTGGCTGGGGAAGCCAAATTCGCTCCTATGTGTTCCATCCTTATTCAATGGTGAAAGACCACCGCACTGGCTTTGAAATTGGCAATACGAACAGTGTCATGGATGGGGAGATTGACGGGTTTATTGACGCTTACCTGAGACAATCGCTGGCAATGTAA
- the ftsX gene encoding permease-like cell division protein FtsX — MKFKTMLRHLREGIKNIGRSGWMSFASISAVTVMLFIVGFFLIVFVNGNHIASTIENNVEIRAFIERGTGEEEVQELLDEVRALPEVEEVIFIDKEEGLESLIASTGEVYESIREENPLPDALRVTAASPQETEAVAQKVNHHDYVSNVSYGADVLPDLFKLTNTSRIIGLVVILGLLLTAMFLISNTIKLTIVARKKEIQIMKLVGATNGFVRSPFLVEGALLGTFGSIGPILILSFGYQYVYSNSGDFLQSSLYSLLEPGQLIVQVSLLLLAVGLIVGIWGSAMSVRKFLNV; from the coding sequence ATGAAGTTTAAAACAATGCTGCGCCATCTCCGCGAAGGAATCAAGAATATTGGACGCAGCGGATGGATGTCATTTGCGTCCATTAGTGCGGTGACGGTTATGCTTTTCATTGTAGGCTTCTTTTTAATTGTATTTGTGAATGGCAACCACATCGCATCGACGATTGAAAACAATGTAGAAATCCGCGCCTTTATTGAACGGGGAACTGGCGAAGAGGAAGTGCAAGAACTGTTAGACGAAGTTCGTGCCCTCCCTGAAGTAGAAGAGGTTATTTTCATTGATAAAGAGGAAGGGTTAGAAAGTTTGATTGCTTCTACTGGAGAAGTGTATGAGAGTATAAGAGAAGAGAACCCACTGCCAGATGCATTGAGGGTTACCGCCGCCTCTCCTCAAGAAACAGAAGCCGTTGCCCAAAAAGTCAATCATCATGATTATGTAAGCAATGTATCTTATGGGGCAGATGTACTGCCTGATTTATTTAAACTAACGAATACAAGCCGTATAATTGGCCTAGTAGTTATTCTCGGCTTGCTTTTAACGGCGATGTTCTTAATCTCGAATACAATTAAACTTACAATTGTTGCCCGTAAAAAAGAGATTCAAATTATGAAACTGGTCGGAGCGACAAATGGCTTTGTACGTAGTCCATTTTTAGTCGAGGGCGCTTTGTTAGGTACCTTTGGCAGCATTGGCCCGATTCTAATTCTAAGCTTTGGCTATCAATACGTGTACAGCAATTCAGGCGATTTTTTACAAAGCTCGCTTTACTCGCTTCTTGAGCCAGGGCAGCTGATTGTGCAAGTGTCGCTGTTGCTGCTAGCTGTTGGCTTAATTGTTGGCATTTGGGGAAGTGCCATGTCTGTGCGGAAATTTTTAAATGTGTAA